Proteins encoded in a region of the bacterium genome:
- a CDS encoding NADH-quinone oxidoreductase subunit M — translation MGILTLITAVPFAAVAIIMFLPASRLETIKRVALVATGIDVALAVWLVFDALGRIGAGSAPLWHVERFTWLETLGVEYYMGADGVAVLMILLTAVVIFCGVLASWRHEHRGKEFFAFLLLLVGGVFGVFGAQDLFLFFLFYEIAVLPMYLLIGLWGTGPKEYSAMKLTLMLMGGSALIVVGILVLFFQSGSPTFAMDAIAARGIPAATQAWVFPLMFFGFGTLGGLWPFHTWSPDGHASAPTAVSMLHAGVLMKLGGFGCLKVMFLMPEGARMWGTFFLALTTVNIFYGALIACRKTDLKYITAYSSVSHCGLVIYGLSTLNITGFQGAVVQMFAHGLMTALFFALIGMIYGRTHTRFITEMGGLLKVMPYLGVCYMIGGMAGLGLPGLAGFIAEVQVFVAAFQDASLSHRVMTVLAASSVVTTAVYLLRALTKMLYGPIQDKHHLELTDATLVERVPLGILVFFLAFAGIFPMWMIRLISSSLAPVVARIAAVG, via the coding sequence ATGGGCATACTGACGCTCATCACCGCCGTGCCGTTCGCGGCCGTGGCGATCATCATGTTCCTGCCCGCATCCAGACTCGAGACCATCAAACGGGTCGCGCTCGTGGCCACCGGCATCGACGTCGCCCTGGCGGTCTGGCTGGTGTTCGACGCGCTTGGCCGCATCGGCGCCGGGAGCGCCCCCCTCTGGCACGTCGAGCGCTTCACCTGGCTCGAGACCCTCGGCGTCGAGTACTACATGGGCGCCGACGGCGTCGCCGTGCTCATGATCCTGCTGACGGCGGTCGTCATCTTCTGCGGCGTGCTCGCCTCCTGGCGCCACGAGCACCGCGGCAAGGAGTTCTTCGCCTTCCTGCTGCTGCTCGTCGGCGGCGTCTTCGGCGTCTTCGGCGCCCAGGACCTCTTCCTCTTCTTCCTGTTCTACGAGATCGCGGTGCTGCCGATGTACCTGCTCATCGGCCTCTGGGGCACCGGGCCGAAGGAGTACTCGGCCATGAAGCTGACCCTGATGCTCATGGGCGGTTCGGCGCTGATCGTGGTCGGCATCCTCGTGCTCTTCTTCCAGTCGGGCTCGCCGACCTTCGCCATGGACGCCATAGCCGCGCGGGGCATCCCGGCCGCGACGCAGGCCTGGGTCTTCCCGCTGATGTTCTTCGGCTTCGGGACCCTCGGCGGCCTCTGGCCGTTCCACACCTGGTCGCCGGACGGCCACGCCTCGGCGCCGACGGCGGTCTCGATGCTCCACGCCGGCGTGCTCATGAAGCTCGGCGGCTTCGGCTGCCTCAAGGTCATGTTCCTGATGCCCGAGGGCGCGCGGATGTGGGGGACCTTCTTCCTCGCGCTGACGACCGTGAACATCTTCTACGGCGCGCTCATCGCCTGCCGCAAGACGGACCTCAAGTACATCACGGCGTACAGCTCGGTCAGCCACTGCGGGCTGGTGATCTACGGGCTCTCGACCCTGAACATCACCGGATTCCAGGGCGCCGTCGTGCAGATGTTCGCGCACGGCCTGATGACCGCCCTCTTCTTCGCGCTCATCGGCATGATCTACGGGCGCACGCACACCCGCTTCATCACCGAGATGGGGGGCCTGCTCAAGGTGATGCCGTATCTCGGCGTCTGCTACATGATCGGCGGCATGGCCGGGCTCGGCCTCCCCGGGCTCGCCGGCTTCATCGCCGAGGTCCAGGTCTTCGTCGCCGCCTTCCAGGACGCCTCGCTCTCGCACCGCGTGATGACGGTGCTCGCAGCCTCGAGCGTCGTGACCACCGCCGTGTACCTGCTGCGCGCGCTGACGAAGATGCTCTACGGCCCGATCCAGGACAAGCACCACCTCGAGCTGACGGACGCGACGCTCGTCGAGCGCGTCCCCCTCGGCATCCTCGTGTTCTTCCTGGCCTTCGCCGGGATCTTCCCGATGTGGATGATCCGGCTCATCTCCAGCTCGCTCGCGCCGGTCGTGGCGCGCATCGCGGCGGTTGGCTAG
- a CDS encoding NADH-quinone oxidoreductase subunit N: MGASFSAINLEVGLTILAAVVLGVGMVSPKGRNGRAETLLAAAGFGLLFAGTFAGLSPLGEAFGGAWGTGPLSVLYKRLFLAAGALTALLACPGDEPQPPIPASRLGEAMGLMTLSVTGMCVLVSSRELALLYTGLELVTMPLVAMVAIHPRRPQAAEAGLKYVFTSALSSGFLLYGLSFVYGLTGSTMLATIAQRLPAGPLTVAALVMVMVGVGFKISAVPFHLWAPDVYQGGPVVVSVFLAVASKAAGFALFAKAVALAFTQIGESVALLVAVLAVLTMSIANLVTLYQTNIKRFLAWSSVAQCGYLLVGLAARGVRADASVAFYLLVYLASSLAAFGVATIVERATGREDMREYIGLSESNPRIAFVMMLALFSLAGIPPLAGFLGKFFLFAAAAQVGKNWLVLVAAVNSTVSLYYYLTVIRWMYIEKPKEGSTPVPAIPVSAASGAVLAISTIGMLALGLLPQFLRWVESASASGF, from the coding sequence ATGGGCGCCTCGTTCTCCGCGATCAACCTCGAGGTCGGGCTCACGATCCTGGCCGCGGTCGTGCTCGGCGTGGGGATGGTCAGCCCCAAGGGCCGCAACGGCCGCGCCGAGACGCTCCTGGCCGCGGCGGGCTTCGGCCTGCTGTTCGCGGGGACGTTCGCCGGCCTCTCGCCGCTGGGCGAGGCCTTTGGCGGCGCGTGGGGCACCGGTCCGCTCTCCGTCCTCTACAAGCGGCTCTTCCTGGCCGCCGGCGCCCTCACCGCGCTGCTCGCCTGCCCCGGCGACGAGCCCCAGCCGCCGATCCCGGCCAGCCGCCTTGGCGAGGCGATGGGCCTGATGACGCTCTCGGTCACCGGCATGTGCGTGCTGGTCTCCTCCCGGGAGCTGGCGCTGCTCTACACGGGCCTCGAGCTGGTCACGATGCCGCTGGTGGCGATGGTCGCGATCCACCCGCGCCGGCCCCAGGCCGCCGAGGCCGGTCTCAAGTACGTCTTCACCTCGGCGCTCTCCTCGGGCTTCCTGCTCTATGGTCTCTCCTTCGTCTACGGCCTGACCGGCTCGACGATGCTCGCGACGATCGCCCAGCGGCTGCCCGCCGGGCCGCTGACGGTCGCCGCGCTGGTCATGGTCATGGTCGGCGTCGGCTTCAAGATCTCGGCCGTCCCCTTCCACCTCTGGGCGCCGGACGTCTACCAGGGCGGCCCGGTTGTCGTCTCCGTGTTCCTCGCCGTGGCCTCGAAGGCCGCGGGTTTCGCGCTCTTCGCCAAGGCCGTCGCCCTGGCGTTCACCCAGATCGGCGAGAGCGTGGCGCTGCTCGTCGCGGTGCTGGCGGTGCTGACCATGAGCATCGCGAACCTCGTGACGCTCTACCAGACGAACATCAAGCGGTTCCTCGCCTGGTCGTCGGTGGCGCAGTGCGGCTACCTGCTCGTCGGGCTCGCCGCCCGCGGCGTGCGCGCGGACGCCTCCGTGGCCTTCTACCTGCTCGTCTACCTGGCGTCGAGCCTCGCGGCCTTCGGCGTCGCGACCATCGTCGAGCGGGCGACCGGCCGCGAGGACATGCGCGAGTACATCGGCCTCTCCGAGTCCAACCCGCGCATCGCGTTCGTGATGATGCTCGCGCTCTTCTCGCTCGCCGGCATCCCGCCGCTGGCGGGCTTCCTCGGCAAGTTCTTCCTCTTCGCCGCGGCGGCGCAGGTCGGGAAGAACTGGCTGGTCCTGGTGGCGGCCGTCAACTCGACGGTCTCCCTCTACTACTACCTGACGGTCATCCGCTGGATGTACATCGAGAAGCCCAAGGAGGGGAGCACGCCGGTCCCGGCGATCCCGGTCTCGGCGGCCTCCGGCGCCGTGCTCGCCATCAGCACGATCGGCATGCTCGCGCTCGGGCTGCTGCCGCAGTTCCTCCGCTGGGTCGAGAGCGCCTCCGCCTCCGGCTTCTAG
- a CDS encoding chorismate-binding protein, whose product MTVRNTRRVGSRAPSGGVGALATCGSDDRTRWRRYREPLGVLVATRLVDVLPLVAEVRRQIDRGRVAVGWIGYEASPAFDDALTVRPAGEVPLAWFALFAGGEDARAPEAGGAVAPFTPTWSGGPTPEIYRDAVAAIHGRIAAGETYQVNYTYRLRAPWDGADMAARFAALARAQRSRYGAFIDTGRYAVLSASPELCFRLEGDLVTCRPMKGTAARGLTAAADVRQADALRASEKERAENVMIVDMVRNDLGRVARAGSVRVPRLWETERYPTLWQMTSTVCAETGAPLEEVLAAIFPSASITGAPKVRTMEIIAELERTPRGIYTGCVGVLGPGRSGWMNVAIRTLVVDRRRGSAEYGTGSGIVWDSRAGAELAECRTKTLVLGGVPARFRLIETLAWLPGRGLLLLERHLGRLAASAEYFGFACDPEAVRARLGAAVRGLRGARRVRLLLDEAGTVEIAVAPLGLRAVPLEERPPARARRVLAVALAREPVRRDDLFLHHKTTRREPYERALAGRRGCDEVILWNGEGEVTEAATANVVIRDAAGLWTPPLECGLLGGTFRAALLERGTVRERRIGVDELRSARGVWLVSSVRGWRRCRLVD is encoded by the coding sequence GTGACAGTGCGGAACACGCGTCGTGTCGGCAGCCGCGCGCCGAGCGGGGGCGTCGGCGCGCTGGCGACCTGCGGGAGCGACGACCGGACGCGCTGGCGACGCTACCGCGAGCCGCTCGGCGTGCTCGTCGCGACGCGCCTCGTCGATGTCCTGCCGCTTGTCGCCGAGGTGCGGCGGCAGATCGATCGCGGGAGGGTGGCGGTCGGCTGGATCGGCTACGAGGCTTCCCCCGCCTTTGACGACGCGCTGACGGTGCGGCCGGCGGGCGAGGTCCCCCTCGCGTGGTTCGCGCTCTTCGCGGGGGGCGAGGATGCGCGCGCGCCGGAGGCCGGCGGCGCCGTAGCGCCTTTCACGCCGACGTGGAGCGGCGGGCCGACGCCGGAGATCTACCGGGACGCCGTGGCGGCCATCCACGGGCGCATCGCCGCTGGGGAGACCTACCAGGTCAACTACACGTACCGGCTGCGGGCGCCGTGGGACGGCGCGGACATGGCGGCGCGGTTCGCCGCCCTGGCCCGGGCGCAGCGGTCGCGCTACGGCGCCTTCATCGACACCGGCAGGTACGCCGTGCTCTCCGCCTCGCCCGAGCTGTGCTTCCGCCTCGAGGGCGACCTGGTCACCTGCCGGCCGATGAAGGGCACCGCCGCGCGCGGGCTGACCGCCGCGGCCGACGTGCGGCAGGCGGACGCGCTGCGCGCCAGCGAGAAGGAGCGCGCGGAGAACGTGATGATCGTGGACATGGTGCGCAACGACCTCGGCCGGGTCGCGCGCGCCGGGTCCGTCCGGGTGCCGCGCCTCTGGGAGACCGAGCGCTACCCGACGCTCTGGCAGATGACCTCGACCGTCTGCGCCGAGACCGGCGCGCCCCTCGAGGAGGTCCTTGCCGCGATCTTCCCGTCGGCGTCGATCACCGGCGCGCCGAAGGTCCGCACCATGGAGATCATCGCGGAGCTCGAGCGGACGCCGCGGGGGATCTACACCGGCTGCGTCGGCGTGCTCGGGCCGGGCCGGAGCGGCTGGATGAACGTCGCGATCCGCACGCTCGTCGTCGACCGCCGGCGCGGGAGCGCGGAGTACGGCACCGGCAGCGGTATCGTCTGGGACTCGCGGGCGGGAGCGGAGCTGGCGGAGTGCCGGACCAAGACGCTCGTCCTCGGCGGCGTGCCCGCCCGCTTCCGGCTCATCGAGACCCTGGCGTGGCTGCCGGGGCGGGGCCTGTTGCTTCTCGAGCGGCACCTGGGGCGCCTCGCCGCGTCGGCCGAGTACTTCGGCTTCGCCTGCGACCCGGAGGCAGTGCGGGCACGCCTCGGGGCGGCCGTGCGCGGTCTGCGCGGTGCCCGCCGCGTCCGCCTGCTGCTGGACGAAGCCGGGACGGTGGAGATCGCCGTGGCGCCGCTCGGGCTGCGCGCGGTGCCTCTCGAAGAGCGCCCGCCGGCGCGCGCCCGTCGCGTCCTGGCGGTGGCGCTCGCGCGCGAGCCGGTGCGCCGGGACGACCTCTTCCTCCACCACAAGACCACGCGGCGCGAGCCCTACGAGCGGGCGCTCGCCGGCCGCCGCGGCTGCGACGAGGTGATCCTCTGGAACGGGGAGGGAGAGGTCACGGAGGCGGCGACCGCCAATGTCGTCATCAGGGACGCAGCGGGGCTCTGGACGCCGCCGCTCGAGTGCGGTCTGCTCGGCGGCACGTTTCGCGCCGCGCTGCTCGAGCGCGGCACGGTGCGCGAGCGGCGCATCGGCGTGGACGAGCTGCGGTCCGCGCGCGGGGTCTGGCTGGTGAGCTCGGTGCGCGGCTGGCGCCGCTGCCGCCTTGTCGACTGA
- a CDS encoding YgiQ family radical SAM protein: protein MAKERKVDLPAPLPGTATELAERGWDELDVLLVTGDAYVDHPAFGAALIGRVLEAEGLRVGVVAQPDWRTPEPLLAMSRPRLFCGVTAGNLDSMVANYTAARHRRSEDEYSEGGAAGRRPNHAAVVYAQLARRAFPGLPVVLGGIEASLRRLTHYDYWADGLKPSILLDAKADILVYGMGERAVREIARRLRAAAAAGAPADLAGIRGTARLLGARAAGALPRRTPAPAGDTIVLPSWEQLQADRALLLETTRRTETEQSPFCGRRLVQFFGDRAVVVDPPAPPLSTAELDALAELPFTRRPHPRYGGPIPAFTMIRDSVTVVRGCAGGCTFCGLGLHQGRFLSARSADSVLREVERIATAPGFHGTITDLGGPTANLYGCANGLDAACRSCRRASCLFPALCDRFAIREEPGIELLRAAARVPGVRHVFVQSGIRMDVALRTPRYLRELVRHHVSGHLKVAPEHLHPEVLRRMRKPAGVFERFREEFRRESAAAGREQYLVPYFIAGFPGCTEAQMGVVEECLRATRWQLQQVQDFIPLPMTPAAAMYATGRDYETGRPIFVARGAGERLRQRRALQPAAGPPRGRRR from the coding sequence ATGGCGAAGGAACGGAAGGTCGATCTGCCGGCCCCCCTGCCCGGCACCGCGACGGAGTTGGCCGAGCGGGGCTGGGACGAGCTTGACGTGCTCCTCGTCACGGGGGACGCCTACGTTGACCACCCTGCGTTCGGCGCGGCCCTGATCGGCCGGGTGCTCGAGGCGGAAGGGCTTCGGGTCGGCGTCGTGGCGCAGCCGGATTGGCGCACGCCCGAGCCGCTCCTGGCGATGAGCCGCCCGCGGCTCTTCTGCGGCGTGACCGCGGGCAACCTCGACTCCATGGTGGCCAACTACACCGCGGCCCGGCACCGACGCTCCGAGGACGAGTACAGCGAAGGCGGGGCGGCCGGGCGGCGCCCCAACCATGCGGCCGTGGTCTACGCGCAGCTGGCGCGGCGGGCGTTCCCCGGGCTGCCGGTCGTGCTCGGAGGGATCGAGGCCAGCCTGCGGCGGCTGACGCACTACGACTACTGGGCGGACGGGCTCAAGCCGTCCATCCTCCTGGACGCGAAGGCGGACATTCTCGTCTACGGCATGGGCGAGCGCGCCGTGCGGGAGATCGCGCGGCGGCTGCGGGCTGCCGCGGCCGCAGGTGCGCCCGCGGACCTCGCCGGCATCCGGGGCACGGCGCGGCTCCTGGGCGCCCGCGCCGCCGGGGCGCTGCCGCGTCGGACACCGGCACCGGCAGGCGACACGATCGTGCTCCCGTCCTGGGAGCAGCTCCAGGCTGACCGCGCCCTGCTGCTGGAGACGACCCGCCGGACCGAGACGGAACAGAGCCCGTTCTGCGGCAGGCGGCTGGTGCAGTTCTTCGGCGACCGGGCCGTGGTCGTCGACCCGCCGGCGCCGCCGCTGTCCACGGCCGAACTGGACGCGCTGGCCGAGCTGCCGTTCACGCGCCGGCCGCACCCGCGCTACGGCGGCCCGATCCCCGCCTTCACGATGATCCGCGACTCGGTGACCGTCGTCCGCGGCTGCGCGGGCGGCTGCACCTTCTGCGGGCTGGGCCTGCACCAGGGCCGGTTCCTCTCGGCCCGCAGCGCGGACTCGGTGCTGCGCGAAGTCGAGCGGATCGCCACCGCCCCGGGGTTCCACGGCACCATCACCGACCTCGGGGGGCCGACGGCGAACCTCTACGGCTGCGCGAACGGCCTGGACGCCGCGTGCCGCTCCTGCCGGCGGGCGAGCTGCCTCTTCCCGGCACTGTGCGACCGCTTCGCGATCCGCGAAGAACCGGGGATCGAGCTGCTGCGGGCCGCCGCGCGCGTCCCCGGCGTGAGGCACGTCTTCGTGCAGTCGGGCATCCGGATGGACGTGGCGCTGCGCACTCCCCGCTACCTGCGCGAGCTGGTCCGCCACCACGTTTCCGGGCACCTCAAGGTGGCACCGGAGCACCTGCATCCGGAGGTCCTGCGCCGCATGCGCAAGCCGGCCGGCGTCTTCGAGCGCTTCCGGGAGGAATTTCGCAGGGAGAGCGCCGCCGCGGGCAGGGAGCAGTACCTCGTGCCGTATTTCATCGCCGGCTTTCCCGGCTGCACCGAAGCGCAGATGGGGGTCGTCGAGGAGTGCCTGCGCGCGACCCGCTGGCAGCTGCAGCAGGTCCAGGACTTCATCCCGCTGCCGATGACGCCGGCCGCCGCGATGTACGCCACCGGCCGCGACTACGAGACCGGCAGGCCGATCTTCGTCGCGCGCGGCGCCGGCGAGCGACTGCGCCAACGGCGCGCGCTGCAGCCTGCGGCGGGGCCGCCTCGAGGCCGCCGGCGGTGA
- a CDS encoding VOC family protein, whose translation MIGTRLHHLALGAQDVERIAAFYRDLLALPEVARHRLPDGTLRSVWLDLGGAVLMIERTAEPPRRVADVGAGLFLLALACAAERREAWERSLTSAGVRIEGRTEHTSYFRDPEGNRVAISSYPFNIFQK comes from the coding sequence ATGATCGGGACGCGCCTCCATCACCTCGCCCTCGGCGCGCAGGACGTCGAGCGCATCGCGGCGTTCTACCGCGACCTTCTCGCGCTGCCCGAGGTCGCGCGGCACCGCCTCCCCGACGGCACTCTGCGGTCGGTCTGGCTGGACCTCGGGGGCGCCGTCCTGATGATCGAGCGCACGGCGGAGCCGCCCCGGCGGGTGGCGGACGTGGGCGCGGGACTCTTCCTGCTGGCACTTGCCTGCGCAGCGGAGCGGCGCGAGGCCTGGGAGCGGAGTCTCACGTCCGCCGGCGTCCGGATCGAGGGCCGGACCGAGCACACGAGCTATTTCCGCGATCCCGAGGGGAATCGGGTCGCGATCTCTTCGTACCCGTTCAACATATTCCAGAAATAG
- a CDS encoding NAD+ synthase encodes MRIALAQINPTVGDLRGNIELIAAAAGRAREAGAQLVVLPELALCGYPPEDLLLNPHFVRECRVALAEAARRCAGIDALVGFPEAAADRVHNAAALLRGGAEAAIARKTELPNYGVFDERRYFAPGAGALTVDLGGTALLVTICEDIWVAGGAVERQARQRRHDLVINISASPFHAGKLAERHAVAARFARTAGTPLCYLNIVGGQDELVFDGGSFVVDAKGTITSAARRFVEDLLIVELAPGPDGLPAPVAQPLPAPHERLAEIHAALVLGTRDYLRKNRFGKAVIGLSGGIDSALTGAIAVEALGAERVVGVSLPSRFNSRETRTDAARVAANLGIRFLEIPIQETYESYLRLLAGPFGEGDPGVAGENLQARVRGNILMALSNRFGWLVLTTGNKSETAVGYCTLYGDMAGGFAVIKDVPKTLVWELAADLNRRARREVIPESTIGRVPSAELRENQRDEDSLPPYPVLDAILAAYVEGLRSPREIAALGFDPQTVERVIRLVDGAEYKRRQAPPGVKITPRAFGRDRRLPITNGWTDHLAER; translated from the coding sequence ATGAGGATCGCACTGGCGCAGATCAACCCGACGGTCGGCGACCTGCGCGGGAACATCGAGCTCATCGCCGCGGCGGCGGGCCGAGCGCGGGAGGCCGGCGCGCAGCTGGTCGTCCTCCCCGAGCTCGCGCTCTGCGGCTACCCGCCCGAGGACCTGCTGCTCAACCCGCACTTCGTCCGCGAGTGTCGCGTCGCCCTCGCCGAGGCCGCCCGCCGCTGCGCCGGCATCGACGCCCTCGTCGGCTTCCCCGAGGCGGCCGCCGACCGCGTCCACAACGCGGCGGCGCTGCTGCGCGGCGGGGCGGAGGCGGCGATCGCGCGCAAGACCGAGCTGCCGAACTACGGCGTCTTCGACGAGCGGCGCTACTTCGCGCCCGGGGCCGGGGCGCTGACGGTCGACCTCGGCGGCACCGCGCTCCTGGTCACGATCTGCGAGGACATCTGGGTCGCCGGGGGCGCCGTCGAGCGCCAGGCCCGCCAGCGCCGCCACGACCTGGTGATCAACATCTCCGCGTCGCCGTTTCATGCCGGCAAGCTCGCAGAGCGCCACGCGGTCGCCGCGCGCTTCGCCCGCACGGCCGGGACGCCGCTGTGCTACCTGAACATCGTCGGCGGGCAGGACGAGCTGGTGTTCGACGGCGGCAGCTTCGTCGTCGACGCGAAGGGGACGATCACCTCGGCCGCCCGGCGCTTCGTCGAGGACCTGCTCATCGTCGAGCTGGCGCCGGGCCCCGACGGGCTCCCGGCGCCGGTGGCGCAACCGCTGCCGGCGCCGCACGAGCGGCTCGCCGAGATCCACGCGGCGCTCGTCCTCGGCACGCGCGACTACCTGCGCAAGAACCGCTTCGGGAAGGCCGTCATCGGCCTCTCCGGCGGCATCGATTCGGCGCTGACGGGGGCGATCGCCGTCGAGGCCCTCGGCGCCGAGCGGGTCGTCGGCGTCTCTCTGCCCTCGCGCTTCAACAGCCGCGAGACGCGCACCGACGCGGCGCGCGTGGCCGCGAATCTCGGGATCCGCTTCCTCGAGATCCCGATCCAGGAGACGTACGAGAGCTACCTGCGGCTGCTGGCGGGCCCCTTCGGCGAGGGCGACCCGGGCGTCGCCGGCGAGAACCTGCAGGCGCGCGTGCGCGGGAACATCCTCATGGCGCTCTCGAACCGCTTCGGCTGGCTCGTGCTGACCACGGGCAACAAGAGCGAGACCGCCGTCGGCTACTGCACGCTCTACGGCGACATGGCCGGCGGCTTCGCGGTCATCAAGGACGTGCCCAAGACGCTCGTCTGGGAGCTGGCGGCCGACCTCAACCGACGCGCGCGGCGCGAGGTGATCCCGGAGAGCACGATCGGGCGCGTGCCCTCGGCCGAGCTGCGCGAGAACCAGCGCGACGAGGACTCCCTGCCGCCGTATCCGGTTCTGGACGCGATTCTCGCCGCGTACGTCGAGGGGCTGCGCTCGCCGCGCGAGATCGCCGCGCTCGGCTTCGACCCGCAGACGGTCGAGCGGGTGATCCGGCTCGTCGACGGCGCCGAGTACAAGCGACGCCAGGCGCCGCCGGGCGTGAAGATCACCCCGCGCGCGTTCGGGCGCGACCGGCGGCTGCCCATCACCAACGGCTGGACGGACCATCTGGCGGAGCGATGA
- a CDS encoding type 1 glutamine amidotransferase, which yields MMRVAVVMHVDSEGPGVLADVLQAAGTAVETVHLHRGERLPEPRALDAAIVLGGPMNVYEEPIHPFLREEDRFLQEAAELGLPVLGICLGAQLIAKAAGAAVRKNRVREVGWYTVSLTEDGVRDPLFREVPPTLTVLQWHEDTFDVPAAGTLLATGRECLNQAFRVGNSWGLQFHLEADRPMLKEWFGGQPGSALILHQYDRLTPEIGRYAHTLGENFLDFARRR from the coding sequence ATGATGCGCGTTGCGGTCGTCATGCACGTCGACAGCGAGGGCCCCGGTGTTCTTGCGGACGTCCTGCAGGCCGCGGGCACCGCCGTCGAGACGGTCCACCTCCACCGCGGCGAGCGCCTGCCGGAGCCGCGGGCGCTGGACGCCGCGATCGTCCTGGGCGGCCCGATGAACGTCTACGAGGAGCCCATCCACCCCTTCCTGCGCGAGGAGGACCGCTTCCTCCAGGAGGCCGCGGAGCTCGGGCTCCCCGTCCTCGGCATCTGCCTCGGCGCCCAGCTCATCGCCAAGGCGGCCGGCGCCGCGGTGCGGAAGAACCGCGTCAGGGAGGTCGGCTGGTACACGGTCTCGCTCACGGAGGACGGGGTGCGCGACCCGCTCTTCCGCGAGGTGCCGCCGACGCTCACGGTGCTGCAGTGGCACGAGGACACCTTCGACGTGCCGGCCGCCGGAACGCTGCTGGCCACCGGCAGGGAGTGTCTCAACCAGGCCTTCCGCGTCGGCAACAGCTGGGGCCTGCAGTTCCACCTCGAGGCGGACCGACCGATGCTCAAGGAGTGGTTCGGCGGCCAGCCCGGCTCCGCCCTCATCCTGCACCAGTACGACCGTCTGACCCCGGAGATCGGACGCTACGCCCACACCCTGGGGGAGAATTTCCTCGATTTTGCACGCCGCCGCTGA